One genomic segment of Desulfocapsa sulfexigens DSM 10523 includes these proteins:
- a CDS encoding CARDB domain-containing protein gives MILRPLFQALILSCLSVLYCSITIANERAVTPQVLSRPTNTTVESSHSQSKDFRKGPPNKLQPISTLPEKLTPMGYCCKNGKITRSTTDVCKKEHGTFYRTEKAATEQCNGYCCSNFTIVKTSQQKCKATQGKFFPGKQQAVQFCEHQKGYCSAGGDILRLTQNQCEKQKGLFFTNYSLARQNILKIKQQALVQKKSGQDLQSTQSPQQLSGLRTTLSDLYLSQRKWSAQPKFGDKIGYSPLLNLTVKNQGTATSSQTNIQIVAEQAPGGVTASDTNILQMSIQIPPLHPGKTFSFAWPQPSEEKWRKGNYRIRLSIPVDPGGESDATNNEVIIYFTCQSNTPMFQATAHPGLSTSINAPLISSSKPDLTVTLQAPDTILYHEFLYTFRGQVSNIGTAIAPKSEVSLGLLGSGVIPVDSQNIPALGTTMGVLPTSIFLELKGTISSSCNGSRQLFLQVDPANLIDEANEDNNIIAFDVECRKPQYLSYDLGLFEKGSQEAYGLKHIGYTHEPVNYSIKVYNFRNNSVSPETQLTVSCDVESDQTVVIKPISASDSTINYREFHFTNSWATNGNYQCQAKLSDVAGFTDSDTSNNQMSFSVQITGHLPGQ, from the coding sequence ATGATTCTACGACCCTTATTTCAGGCACTCATTCTGTCATGTCTCTCAGTTCTATACTGTAGCATAACCATTGCGAATGAAAGAGCAGTTACTCCACAGGTACTTTCAAGACCAACGAACACGACCGTAGAGTCAAGCCATAGTCAGTCAAAAGATTTCAGGAAAGGTCCGCCTAACAAGCTTCAACCAATAAGTACATTACCCGAAAAGCTCACTCCCATGGGGTATTGTTGTAAAAATGGTAAAATCACACGGTCAACAACAGATGTATGCAAAAAAGAACATGGAACATTCTACCGTACAGAAAAAGCCGCTACAGAACAATGCAATGGCTACTGCTGTAGCAATTTCACCATTGTCAAGACAAGCCAACAAAAATGCAAAGCCACTCAGGGGAAATTTTTTCCGGGAAAACAGCAGGCAGTTCAGTTTTGTGAGCACCAGAAAGGTTACTGTAGCGCCGGTGGAGATATTCTGCGACTGACTCAGAATCAGTGCGAAAAACAGAAGGGCTTATTTTTCACCAACTATTCTCTTGCAAGACAAAACATTTTAAAAATAAAGCAACAAGCTCTTGTCCAAAAGAAATCCGGGCAAGATCTCCAATCGACACAATCGCCTCAACAACTGAGTGGTCTGCGCACTACACTGTCTGACCTTTACCTGTCTCAGAGAAAGTGGTCCGCACAACCAAAATTTGGTGATAAAATTGGCTACTCCCCACTACTCAACTTGACGGTGAAAAACCAAGGGACGGCAACTTCCTCCCAAACAAACATACAAATAGTCGCGGAGCAGGCTCCTGGGGGCGTGACTGCTTCTGACACCAACATCTTACAGATGTCAATACAGATCCCTCCACTACATCCCGGCAAGACCTTCTCCTTTGCCTGGCCTCAGCCCTCGGAAGAAAAGTGGAGAAAAGGCAACTATCGCATTCGCCTCTCTATTCCAGTTGATCCCGGTGGAGAATCTGATGCGACAAATAACGAGGTTATCATATATTTCACATGTCAATCAAACACTCCAATGTTCCAAGCAACAGCGCACCCAGGGCTTTCAACAAGTATAAACGCACCGCTTATTAGCAGCAGTAAACCAGATCTCACTGTCACTCTTCAAGCTCCAGATACAATACTCTATCACGAATTCCTCTACACTTTTCGAGGCCAAGTAAGCAACATTGGTACTGCTATCGCGCCCAAGTCCGAGGTGTCATTAGGACTACTTGGCTCGGGAGTGATACCTGTAGACAGCCAGAATATTCCTGCATTAGGCACTACTATGGGTGTATTACCAACTAGCATTTTTTTAGAGCTTAAGGGCACGATCTCCTCAAGTTGCAACGGTTCAAGACAACTGTTCCTACAGGTAGATCCCGCCAATTTAATAGATGAGGCAAACGAAGACAACAATATCATAGCTTTTGATGTCGAGTGTCGAAAACCACAGTATCTCAGTTACGATCTCGGTCTATTCGAAAAGGGATCACAGGAGGCATATGGTCTCAAACATATCGGATACACACATGAGCCTGTCAATTATTCCATAAAAGTCTATAACTTCCGCAACAATTCAGTATCTCCGGAAACACAACTTACGGTATCCTGTGATGTAGAATCTGACCAAACTGTTGTAATCAAACCGATCAGTGCCTCAGACAGCACGATCAACTACCGTGAGTTCCATTTCACAAATAGTTGGGCAACAAACGGTAACTACCAATGTCAGGCAAAATTATCTGATGTAGCAGGATTCACGGATTCAGATACAAGTAACAACCAAATGTCTTTTTCAGTCCAGATTACAGGCCATTTACCGGGACAATAG
- a CDS encoding valine--tRNA ligase, translating to MNDKKTLAKSYQYDNVEEKWLERWAEAGSFRAKMEEGKPSFSVVIPPPNVTGVLHVGHALNNTMQDVLVRYHRMCGDNTLWVPGTDHAGIATQNVVERQLATEGKGRHDLGREAFIERVWEWRREKGGTIINQLKRLGASCDWERERFTMDEGLSTAVRDAFVKLYNDGLIYKGDYIVNWCPRCHTALADDEVEHEDKKGKLYHIRYPFADGSGHVVVATTRPETMLGDTAVAVHPDDERYSHLADVGINLPLTDRTIPIVFDHHVQKDFGTGALKVTPAHDRDDYEIGLRHSLPILKVMDDFGNMNAKAGKYEGLDRFDCRKKIVEDLKNQGFLKEIEDYDHAVGQCYRCSTVVEPTTSLQWFVSVKPLAEKAVSAVRDGRITLYPKTWYNTYYSWMGDIRDWCISRQIWWGHRIPAWTCKDCGELMVETVDPTKCSKCGSSAIEQETDVLDTWFSSALWPFSTMGWPENTKELQTFYPTSVLITSFDILFFWVARMMMFGLHFMEDEVPFKDVYLHALVRDKHGKKMSKSTGNVIDPLVIMEQYGTDAMRFTLTAFAAQGREIKLDEERIEGYRFFINKLWNAARFTLMHVEECDASITEVVNTPADLPLIHQWILSRTAKTTAAVRRALDEYRFNDAASVIYQFVWHEFCDWYLEWSKADLFSKDETLRDQARGVLLYVLETILKLIHPITPFVTEEIWSVLPGDRSMLVTSDFPVVHDWQNDSVENQVELLMGVITGIRNIRSEADVHPSAKIDAFVLCADSQKRTLIETFSPAISSMTRLESLTVAAEGDKPSDAATYIYQDIEMYVPLKGLVDVEKEREKLERERNKIEKSLKQINGKLGNKKFLANAPAEIVAKEEGKRAELEATLAKIAEAEKRLAEIG from the coding sequence ATGAATGATAAAAAGACTCTGGCAAAAAGTTATCAGTATGACAATGTAGAAGAAAAGTGGCTGGAACGTTGGGCAGAAGCCGGTTCGTTCAGAGCGAAGATGGAAGAGGGTAAGCCATCGTTTTCCGTTGTTATTCCACCTCCGAATGTGACTGGTGTTCTGCACGTTGGTCATGCCTTGAACAATACCATGCAGGACGTGCTGGTGCGCTATCATCGAATGTGTGGCGACAACACCCTCTGGGTTCCCGGCACTGACCATGCGGGCATTGCAACTCAGAATGTAGTCGAACGACAACTTGCCACAGAAGGCAAGGGACGCCATGATCTGGGGCGAGAGGCTTTTATAGAGCGGGTATGGGAGTGGCGCAGAGAAAAAGGTGGAACCATCATCAACCAGCTAAAACGCCTGGGTGCATCCTGTGACTGGGAGCGGGAACGCTTCACCATGGATGAAGGACTTTCCACCGCTGTGCGTGATGCCTTTGTGAAGCTTTATAATGATGGCTTGATCTATAAGGGCGACTATATTGTAAACTGGTGCCCACGTTGTCACACCGCACTTGCTGATGATGAAGTGGAGCATGAAGACAAGAAGGGAAAACTCTATCATATCCGTTATCCCTTTGCCGATGGCTCGGGTCATGTGGTGGTTGCAACAACACGGCCGGAAACCATGCTTGGTGATACTGCTGTGGCAGTTCATCCCGATGACGAACGCTATTCGCATCTTGCTGATGTGGGGATTAACCTGCCACTCACAGATCGAACAATTCCCATTGTCTTTGATCACCACGTACAGAAAGATTTCGGAACCGGTGCCCTGAAAGTAACTCCTGCTCATGATCGTGATGATTATGAAATTGGTCTCCGTCATTCTCTTCCTATCCTGAAGGTAATGGATGATTTTGGCAATATGAATGCCAAGGCCGGAAAATATGAGGGGCTTGATAGGTTTGATTGCAGGAAAAAGATCGTAGAAGATCTGAAAAATCAGGGATTTCTTAAAGAAATTGAAGATTACGACCATGCCGTAGGGCAGTGTTATCGCTGTTCCACGGTAGTGGAGCCCACCACCTCGCTGCAGTGGTTTGTTTCGGTGAAACCTCTTGCCGAGAAGGCTGTTTCTGCGGTGCGCGATGGACGCATCACTCTCTATCCAAAAACCTGGTATAACACCTACTATTCATGGATGGGAGATATTCGGGACTGGTGCATTTCCCGCCAGATCTGGTGGGGACACCGTATTCCTGCCTGGACCTGCAAGGACTGTGGCGAGTTAATGGTGGAGACCGTTGATCCCACGAAGTGTTCCAAGTGTGGTTCTTCTGCTATTGAGCAGGAAACCGATGTTCTAGATACCTGGTTTTCCTCGGCTCTCTGGCCTTTTTCCACAATGGGATGGCCTGAAAACACCAAGGAATTGCAGACGTTTTATCCCACCTCCGTACTGATAACATCTTTTGATATCCTCTTTTTCTGGGTGGCCAGGATGATGATGTTCGGCCTTCACTTTATGGAGGATGAGGTACCCTTTAAAGATGTGTATCTTCATGCTCTGGTTCGTGACAAGCATGGAAAGAAGATGTCCAAGTCAACAGGGAACGTTATTGATCCGCTGGTTATCATGGAACAGTATGGAACCGACGCCATGCGCTTTACCCTCACTGCTTTTGCGGCCCAGGGGCGTGAGATAAAACTCGATGAAGAACGCATTGAGGGATATCGTTTTTTTATCAATAAACTCTGGAATGCCGCCCGTTTTACCCTGATGCATGTTGAGGAATGTGACGCCTCAATCACCGAGGTGGTAAACACTCCAGCTGACCTGCCTCTTATCCATCAATGGATATTAAGCAGAACGGCGAAGACCACTGCAGCTGTGCGCAGGGCGCTTGATGAATATCGTTTTAATGACGCTGCTTCGGTGATTTATCAGTTTGTGTGGCATGAATTCTGTGACTGGTATCTGGAGTGGAGCAAGGCAGATCTTTTCAGCAAGGATGAAACCCTGCGTGATCAGGCACGAGGCGTTCTACTGTACGTTCTGGAGACCATTCTTAAGTTGATTCATCCCATTACCCCCTTTGTCACCGAGGAAATCTGGAGTGTACTGCCGGGGGATCGCTCAATGCTTGTGACCAGCGACTTTCCTGTTGTTCATGATTGGCAGAATGATAGTGTTGAGAACCAGGTGGAGCTCCTTATGGGAGTAATCACCGGAATTCGGAATATTCGTTCTGAAGCCGATGTCCATCCTTCAGCCAAGATCGACGCCTTTGTGCTCTGCGCTGATTCTCAGAAAAGAACACTGATTGAAACATTCTCCCCTGCCATCTCCTCAATGACACGGCTTGAATCATTAACTGTTGCAGCAGAAGGGGATAAACCAAGCGATGCCGCCACCTATATTTATCAGGACATCGAAATGTACGTGCCGCTCAAAGGCCTGGTTGATGTGGAAAAAGAACGAGAGAAGCTTGAGCGTGAACGTAACAAGATAGAAAAATCCCTGAAACAAATCAATGGCAAGCTTGGAAACAAGAAATTTCTGGCCAATGCTCCAGCTGAGATTGTTGCGAAGGAAGAGGGAAAACGTGCGGAGCTCGAGGCAACGCTTGCTAAGATAGCTGAAGCTGAAAAGAGGCTCGCGGAAATTGGATAA
- the nadC gene encoding carboxylating nicotinate-nucleotide diphosphorylase: MDKDLLTSLLRSFLREDIGNGDLSSEPLFGKDEQGCARLVARESFVAAGVDSVAAQVFSLQNPEIQCTGAVNDGRVVSPGDILLMVSGPVVDLLKAERVALNLLQRLSGIATLTARFVEKTKLFPVRITDTRKTTPGLRMLEKYAVRVGGGYNHRFNLSDGVLIKDNHIAARGSLTQAVQILREKVPHTIKIEVETDTLDQVRECLECHADIIMLDNMDLETMKQAVAMIDGRALVEASGGVNLDTVAGIAATGVDIISVGALTHSAPSCDIGMDWQILP; the protein is encoded by the coding sequence TTGGATAAAGATCTGCTCACCAGCCTGCTGAGATCATTTCTCCGTGAGGATATCGGAAATGGTGATCTGAGCAGTGAGCCATTATTCGGGAAAGACGAACAGGGCTGTGCCCGTCTTGTTGCCAGGGAATCTTTTGTCGCTGCCGGAGTAGACAGCGTGGCAGCGCAGGTGTTCTCGCTGCAGAATCCTGAAATTCAATGTACTGGGGCAGTAAATGATGGACGCGTGGTTTCCCCTGGGGATATTCTTCTTATGGTGTCTGGCCCTGTGGTCGATCTGCTTAAGGCAGAGCGCGTCGCTTTAAACCTGCTGCAGCGCCTTTCCGGCATCGCGACCCTCACAGCCCGTTTTGTTGAAAAAACAAAGCTCTTTCCCGTACGAATAACCGATACCCGCAAAACCACTCCGGGCCTGCGTATGCTTGAGAAATATGCCGTCCGTGTTGGGGGCGGCTATAATCATCGTTTCAATCTCAGTGATGGTGTGCTCATTAAAGACAACCATATTGCGGCCCGTGGTTCCCTGACACAGGCAGTTCAGATACTACGGGAAAAGGTTCCGCACACCATAAAGATTGAGGTGGAAACCGATACTCTGGATCAGGTGCGTGAATGTCTGGAGTGCCATGCAGATATCATCATGCTCGACAATATGGATCTTGAAACCATGAAACAGGCTGTGGCCATGATTGATGGAAGGGCTCTGGTTGAGGCCTCCGGCGGCGTGAATCTGGATACGGTGGCGGGTATTGCTGCCACCGGGGTTGATATTATTTCGGTGGGTGCGCTTACCCATTCTGCCCCCTCCTGTGACATCGGCATGGATTGGCAGATACTGCCCTGA